In Corythoichthys intestinalis isolate RoL2023-P3 chromosome 11, ASM3026506v1, whole genome shotgun sequence, a single genomic region encodes these proteins:
- the LOC130924394 gene encoding double-headed protease inhibitor, submandibular gland-like produces MKLPVLFSCILALSVQILKFGAARSDPDAILAIRCEEYHGRVCTLEWDPYCGTDGRTYSNLCFFCQGNGFDPKGAAKTIAQKLAHRGKCQGVVCPTHYDPVCGTDGRTYSNKCVFYKENGHNRKVKVAHKGECYVVDPCVMYGRLCPKKWDPVCGSDGLVYSNECRLCQQNRMTMKKVKVYRKGWC; encoded by the exons ATGAAGCTGCCTGTGCTGTTCTCTTGTATCCTGGCGCTTTCTG TCCAAATCCTGAAATTTGGGGCTGCAAGATCTGATCCAGATGCAATCTTGGCG ATTCGCTGTGAGGAATATCATGGAAGAGTTTGCACCCTGGAATGGGATCCTTATTGTGGCACTGATGGACGGACATACTCCAATCTGTGTTTTTTCTGCCAGGGCAATGG ATTTGATCCGAAGGGGGCAGCCAAAAC AATTGCTCAGAAGTTGGCACACAGGGGTAAGTGCCAAGGAGTGGTCTGCCCCACGCATTACGATCCAGTATGTGGCACTGATGGACGTACATACTCTAATAAGTGTGTCTTCTACAAGGAAAATGGGCAC AATCGCAAAGTGAAGGTGGCCCACAAGGGTGAGTGTTATGTGGTTGATCCCTGTGTGATGTATGGAAGACTTTGCCCCAAGAAATGGGATCCAGTATGTGGCAGTGATGGACTTGTATACTCTAATGAGTGTCGTCTCTGCCAGCAAAATAG AATGACTATGAAGAAAGTGAAGGTGTACCGCAAGGGTTGGTGTTGA